The genomic DNA AGCAAGGATGAAGAGAAGAATATTGCCGACTGTCTCGAGTCCCTGCGCTGGGCCGACGAACTGATCGTCGTGGATGCGGAAAGTCGGGACCGGACGGTGGAGTTGGCAAAGCAGTACACCCCGAAAGTGTTTGTCCGCCCGTGGCCCGGGTATGGCCCGCAAAAAAACTTCGGCATCGATCAGGCCGCTGCGGAGTGGATTCTCGTGGTGGATGCCGATGAGCGCGTGACCGTGGGATTGCGAAGGGAAATCGAAACGTTACTGGCGACGGCCCCGGCCGCCGACATCGGAGGGTATGAGATTCCCCGGCGGAATTTTTTCTACGGGAAATGGATTCAAGGCGGCGGGCTCTATCCGGACTATCAGCTGCGGCTCTTCCGAAACACTGCCGGCCGGTACGACGATGTGAAGCTGCATGAAAACTTCACGCTCAGCGGGCGTCGGGAGCGGCTTCAGGAGCCCTTCGATCACTACAGCATGCCCACCGTCAACCATCACATCCGCAAGATGATGCGGTATACGACTCTCGGTGCCGATGAGAAACTCAAGCGGGTCACCCATATCAGCGGCTGGGTCATTGCCACGCACCATCTTGGTACGATCCTCAAAACCCTGTTCTCCCGCGGCGGGTATCGCGACGGGGTGCACGGATTGGTGGTGGCGATGTTTGCCGGCCTCCACACATTCGTCAAATATGCCAAGGCCTGGGAGCGTGTGAACGTGAGGCGGGACGCATGATCGATCCAACCTTGCCCGGCATGAACCTGGCGGAGGTCCCGTTCCCCTGATGCGTATCGGGATCGACGCAGCGTCAATCGTGGGGGACAAGGGCGGCGTCGGCTGGCATACCTATCATCTGCTCCGGTCGCTGCTGGCCTTGGATGAGCAGGTCGAGTATGTCGGATATCTCCGGCCCGGGTCTCTGCAAGCGGGCCGGCTCGAAGGCTGGCCGGTCCACGATCGTCTGCGATGGGTGGAAACGCCGCGGTGGTTGATGCCATGCCGGGGCGCGTGGGACAGGCTCGATCTCTATCACGGCCCCAACTTCAAGATGCATACGACGGGACGATCGGGCGGCATCGTCACCATCCATGACCTGTGGCTGGTCCGGCACCCGGAATATTCGAGGAAGCTGTTGGGGCAGGCCGGTTCCTCCAGGCGGGCCATCGCCACGGCCAACCGGGCGCGACGGGTCGTGACGGTGTCGGAGTTTTCAGCCCGTGAAATAGAAGCCTTGTATGGAATTCCGCGTGAACGGGTGGTCGTCATCCATAACGGCGTGACCGAGGAATTCTCTCCGGTTCAGGATGAGCAGGGGATGGCAGTGTTGAGGGCACGGTGGGCGATTCCATCTGCCGGATTTATCCTGTTCGTCGGCGGAGCAGATCCACGAAAAAACCACCGTGTTTTTCTGCAGGCCGTGGCACAGTCGCGTTCGCAGCTTGGAGGGCGGGCCATTCTGCTCGTGGGAGATGCGGAGCATCCGCAGGGAAGTTATCTCGCGACGGCCCGGTCGCTCGGGTTGGAGCAGGACGTGCGTTGCACCGGTCGCCTCAATCGGGAGGATCTGTGCCGGCTCTACTCTTACGCCGAGGTGTTTGTCTTTCCGTCGCTCTATGAGGGCTTCGGCATGCCGGTGCTGGAGGCGATGGCTTGTGGAGCGCCGACGATTACCTCCTCGACGTCGTCTCTTCCGGAAGTGGCAGGGGATGCGGCGTTGCTGGTGAACCCAGAGGATGCCGAGGCGTTAGGAGCGGCGATGGTGAAGGTGCTCTCCGAGCAGGCGCTGCAACAGCAGCTTCGGGATCGTGGCTTTGAGCGGACGCGACTCTTTACCTGGCAACGTGCGGCGTTGCGCACCAGCGCCTTGTATCGTGAACTCTGTGCCTGAGGCAGGCTGTTGAAAAAAACCGCCAGCATCGTTCTCACTTCGCTCAGAGGTTCAGCGTACGGCCGAGAGTACGCTGAACCTCTTCGCTTGCTGCGGCCTTGCTGGGCGGTCTTTTTGAACAGCCTGCAGGCTATGAGTGCCCCATATGCGATTCTCAGTAGTTCTGAATTCCACAGGTATTGGGATAGTGTTGCAGCGAGCTGCTAAGAGCGACGGCGTGATGGATCTTCAGAATATTCTGATCATCAAATTGCGGCATATCGGCGATGTGCTCCTATCTACGCCGGTGTTGCGCGGACTGCGGACTGCCTTTCCCCTGGCGCGGCTGACCATGTTAGTCAATCGCGGAACGGAAGGAGTGTTGGCGCATAACCCGGATGTGAACGAAGTCTTGTGCCTCGAGAAGGGCTCCTTGAAGGCCCAGCTGAAATTTGTGCAGATGCTCAGGCAACGAGCGTTTGACGGCGTCGTCGATCTGACCGATGGCGATCGCTCGGCCGTCATCGGTCTGGCGACCGGTGCGCCCGTCCGTATCGGATTTAATGCCGAACATCGCTGGCGCGGGCTCTTGTACAGCACCGTGGCTAAACCACGCCAGGCGGATCAGCATCGAGTGGACTATGATCTCTGCGCCTTGCGGGCTCTGGGGCTGGACACGAAGCCGGGTACCCCGGCATTGTACCCGTCGCCGACGGATGAGCAGACGGTGGAGGCCTGGATGCAGGAGGCCGGCCTGTTGTCTGCGCAGGCCTCGCCGTTGTTGGTGCTGTTGCAACCGGGAGCGCGTTATTCGCTGAAAGTCTGGCCGCATGAACGTTTCGCTCAGCTGGCCGATCGGCTCGCCGACAGGTTTGTCTGCCGGATTCTCCTGGGCGGCGATCAACGTGAACGCGAGGTGGCTGAGCAGGTCGCCCGCAAGACGCGCTGTGCGCCCATTGTAGTGGCGGGGAAGTTTTCGCTCCTGCAGTTTGCCGCGTTGGTCAAACGTTGTGCGCTGTTCGTCGGAAACGACGGTGGCGCCATGCACATTGCCGCAACGATGGGAACGCCGGTTGTGGCTATTTTCGGGCCGACCTATCCGCAACGGTGGGGGCCGCGCGGCGGACCGGCGCAGGTGATTTACAAAGGCCTGGATTGCCGGGCCTGCTATCATCCGACCTGCTTGCGCGGGGACGATAGCTGTATGCAACAGATTGCGGTGGATGAGGTGTTTACGGCGGCCAGCCGGATGTTGGAACGCACGCCGGCGAGGACAGAGACATGAGCGACGAACTGGTCAGCGTGGTCATTCCGGTGTTCAACGGTGCGCCGTTCGTCGCCAAGGCCGTGGCCAGCGTGCGGGCGCAGGGGCACGGTGCCGTGGAAATCCTAGTAGTGGATGACGGATCGACAGACGGAACGCAGGAGGTGTTGAAACGTCTTGAGCAAAGCGACGGCATTCGATGGTTTCAGCGCAGCCACGGCGGACCGGCCCGTTCCCGGAATTACGGCATCGCCGCAGCGCAGGGACAGTTCATCGCGTTGTTGGATTGTGACGATATCTGGTTGCCGGGCAAACTCGCCGCCCAGTTGGCTGTCATGCGTGCGCGACCGGACGTGGGGCTGGTTCATACGGACTTCGAGGTACGATTTGAGGACGGCACCTTGGAGGAGCGCGTGTCGGCACGATCGAGCCGTGAGCCGATGGTGCAGGCGTTTGCCGGCGGTCATG from Nitrospira sp. ND1 includes the following:
- a CDS encoding glycosyltransferase family 2 protein; translated protein: MTIAAVVISKDEEKNIADCLESLRWADELIVVDAESRDRTVELAKQYTPKVFVRPWPGYGPQKNFGIDQAAAEWILVVDADERVTVGLRREIETLLATAPAADIGGYEIPRRNFFYGKWIQGGGLYPDYQLRLFRNTAGRYDDVKLHENFTLSGRRERLQEPFDHYSMPTVNHHIRKMMRYTTLGADEKLKRVTHISGWVIATHHLGTILKTLFSRGGYRDGVHGLVVAMFAGLHTFVKYAKAWERVNVRRDA
- a CDS encoding glycosyltransferase family 1 protein → MRIGIDAASIVGDKGGVGWHTYHLLRSLLALDEQVEYVGYLRPGSLQAGRLEGWPVHDRLRWVETPRWLMPCRGAWDRLDLYHGPNFKMHTTGRSGGIVTIHDLWLVRHPEYSRKLLGQAGSSRRAIATANRARRVVTVSEFSAREIEALYGIPRERVVVIHNGVTEEFSPVQDEQGMAVLRARWAIPSAGFILFVGGADPRKNHRVFLQAVAQSRSQLGGRAILLVGDAEHPQGSYLATARSLGLEQDVRCTGRLNREDLCRLYSYAEVFVFPSLYEGFGMPVLEAMACGAPTITSSTSSLPEVAGDAALLVNPEDAEALGAAMVKVLSEQALQQQLRDRGFERTRLFTWQRAALRTSALYRELCA
- the rfaQ gene encoding putative lipopolysaccharide heptosyltransferase III — encoded protein: MDLQNILIIKLRHIGDVLLSTPVLRGLRTAFPLARLTMLVNRGTEGVLAHNPDVNEVLCLEKGSLKAQLKFVQMLRQRAFDGVVDLTDGDRSAVIGLATGAPVRIGFNAEHRWRGLLYSTVAKPRQADQHRVDYDLCALRALGLDTKPGTPALYPSPTDEQTVEAWMQEAGLLSAQASPLLVLLQPGARYSLKVWPHERFAQLADRLADRFVCRILLGGDQREREVAEQVARKTRCAPIVVAGKFSLLQFAALVKRCALFVGNDGGAMHIAATMGTPVVAIFGPTYPQRWGPRGGPAQVIYKGLDCRACYHPTCLRGDDSCMQQIAVDEVFTAASRMLERTPARTET
- a CDS encoding glycosyltransferase, translated to MSDELVSVVIPVFNGAPFVAKAVASVRAQGHGAVEILVVDDGSTDGTQEVLKRLEQSDGIRWFQRSHGGPARSRNYGIAAAQGQFIALLDCDDIWLPGKLAAQLAVMRARPDVGLVHTDFEVRFEDGTLEERVSARSSREPMVQAFAGGHVALPSTLLIRKSVLDQIGSLDPELYGSEDSDLTIRLFRVTRFECIDEVLVHKLQRGHGYRDMAFDEQTHRERVLASRDRFLMRLEGFAPLTATQRAALDREWANYFLLKGAAAERAGRRSDARRHYWEAICKAPTRVRCYTRWLRTLKP